The proteins below come from a single Polymorphobacter fuscus genomic window:
- the mfd gene encoding transcription-repair coupling factor: MIDLRRFVAATTPLTLARCAPGFLPWLMADTARAAAGRAVFIAADDASARALAEAASFFAPEVEVITLPAWDCLPYDRASPGLRVAAERLAALSALEARPKGAQLVVTTINAVTQRTLPPARIAALTARITAGTRIDRDALAAKLAANGFVRTDTVVEAGEYAVRGSLLDLMPAGSEHALRLDFFGDEVETLRKFDPATQRTLGNADGFTLLPVSEVLLDEERIRNFRSQYLERFGTTATGDPLYEAVSDGRRLAGMEHWLPLFEPELATVFDYLGADAVIVREAGSDKAAEDRFAAIADYHDNRTAALSGKKGSYRPLPPHALYLAPAEWSALLKARTVHVASPYGVPDGTLNTIDCDADPARDFAPERIAQGTGGAPVYAAIKTHIDDRRQAGDRIILASYSNGARERLRGLLADEGIANLATADSWQESLGLTAKGQVALTVVPLEHGFTRTEPKSHLLVLTEQDMLGDRLVRKKRSARKADAFMAELAMLTPGDLLVHREHGIGRYEGLVAIEIARRPHDCVALTYDGGSKLYVPVENIDVLSRYGSESEGIALDKLGGVAWAARRGRMKDRIREIAGELLKTAAERHLREAEPAIVDPHGYAAFADRFPYVETDDQLRAIDDVLGDLASGRPMDRLVCGDVGFGKTEVALRAAYAAALAGMQVAVVCPTTLLARQHFAGFSERFAGLPVEVRQLSRLVTAADAKATRDGLTDGTIDIVVGTHAILAKSVEFKRLGLVIVDEEQRFGVTHKERLKALKADVHVLTLTATPIPRTLQMALTGLREMSIIATPPVDRLAVRTYVMPFDEVVLREALLREHYRGGQSFFVVPRIADLADIEQFIREQIPEIKPVTAHGQMAPTEVEERMSAFYDKRYDVLLSTTIIESGLDIPSANTLIVHRADRFGLAQLYQIRGRVGRAKTRAYAYLTTPADQSITEGAEKRLQVLSALDTLGAGFQLASHDLDQRGAGNLLGDEQSGHIKEIGFELYQSMLEEAILEAQATARGVKPPADAFSPQITAEVPILIPEDYVPDLNVRMALYRRLNEMQGRQDIDGFAAEMIDRFGPLPVEASNLLAIIEIKLACLAAGVAKLEAGPKGGLITFQSDSFANPDGLLAWLERLGPRAKMRPDNKLFIAADWIGDGARLKGALQLATTLAKLASGAALKPAAPKKIAAPKPLPPRPNVFKAKVKGR, from the coding sequence ATGATCGACCTGCGCCGCTTCGTTGCCGCCACAACGCCGCTCACCCTTGCCCGCTGCGCCCCGGGCTTCCTGCCTTGGCTGATGGCCGACACGGCGCGGGCGGCTGCCGGCCGCGCCGTCTTCATCGCCGCCGACGACGCATCCGCGCGCGCACTCGCCGAAGCCGCCAGCTTCTTCGCGCCCGAGGTCGAGGTCATCACCCTGCCGGCCTGGGACTGCCTGCCCTATGACCGCGCCTCCCCCGGCCTGCGTGTCGCCGCCGAGCGGCTGGCGGCGCTGTCGGCGCTCGAAGCCAGGCCGAAGGGCGCGCAGCTGGTGGTCACCACCATCAACGCCGTCACCCAGCGCACCCTGCCGCCGGCGCGCATCGCCGCGCTGACGGCGCGCATCACCGCCGGCACGCGCATCGACCGCGATGCGCTGGCGGCAAAGCTGGCGGCGAATGGCTTCGTCCGCACCGATACCGTCGTCGAAGCCGGCGAATATGCCGTCCGCGGCTCTCTGCTCGACCTGATGCCGGCCGGCTCCGAGCACGCCCTGCGCCTCGACTTCTTCGGCGACGAGGTCGAAACGCTGCGCAAGTTCGACCCTGCAACGCAGCGCACGCTCGGCAATGCCGATGGCTTTACCCTGCTGCCGGTCAGCGAAGTCCTGCTCGACGAGGAGCGCATCCGCAACTTCCGCAGCCAGTATCTCGAACGCTTCGGCACGACCGCCACCGGCGATCCGCTGTACGAAGCTGTCAGCGATGGCCGCCGGCTGGCCGGCATGGAACATTGGCTGCCATTGTTCGAGCCCGAACTCGCCACCGTCTTCGATTATCTCGGCGCCGATGCCGTCATCGTCCGCGAAGCCGGCAGCGACAAGGCCGCCGAGGATCGTTTCGCCGCGATCGCCGATTATCACGACAACCGCACCGCAGCACTCAGCGGCAAGAAGGGCAGTTATCGCCCGCTGCCGCCGCACGCGCTCTACCTCGCGCCCGCCGAATGGTCGGCGCTGCTCAAGGCGCGCACCGTCCATGTCGCCAGCCCCTATGGCGTCCCCGACGGCACGCTCAACACCATCGATTGCGACGCCGACCCGGCGCGCGACTTTGCCCCCGAACGCATCGCCCAGGGCACCGGCGGTGCGCCGGTTTATGCCGCGATCAAGACGCATATCGACGACCGGCGACAGGCCGGTGACCGCATCATCCTCGCCAGCTATTCGAACGGCGCCCGCGAGCGCCTGCGCGGGCTGCTGGCGGACGAAGGCATCGCCAACCTTGCCACCGCCGACAGCTGGCAGGAATCGCTCGGCCTGACCGCCAAGGGCCAGGTCGCTTTGACCGTCGTCCCGCTCGAACATGGCTTTACCCGCACCGAGCCCAAGTCGCACCTGCTGGTGCTGACCGAACAGGACATGCTCGGCGACCGACTGGTCCGCAAGAAGCGCAGCGCCCGCAAGGCCGATGCCTTCATGGCGGAGCTTGCCATGCTGACGCCGGGCGACCTGCTCGTCCATCGCGAACATGGCATCGGCCGCTATGAAGGGCTGGTCGCGATCGAGATCGCCCGGCGTCCGCACGACTGCGTCGCACTCACCTATGATGGCGGCAGCAAACTCTATGTGCCCGTCGAAAACATCGACGTCCTTTCGCGCTATGGCAGCGAATCCGAAGGCATAGCGCTCGACAAGCTCGGCGGCGTCGCCTGGGCGGCGCGCCGCGGGCGCATGAAGGACCGCATCCGCGAGATTGCGGGCGAACTGCTCAAGACCGCAGCCGAACGCCATCTGCGCGAGGCCGAGCCCGCCATTGTCGACCCGCATGGCTATGCCGCCTTCGCCGACCGCTTTCCCTATGTCGAAACCGACGACCAGTTGCGCGCCATCGACGATGTCCTCGGCGACCTGGCGTCCGGGCGGCCGATGGACCGCCTCGTCTGCGGCGATGTCGGCTTCGGCAAGACCGAAGTCGCGCTGCGCGCCGCCTATGCCGCAGCGCTGGCCGGCATGCAGGTGGCTGTCGTCTGCCCGACGACACTGCTGGCGCGCCAGCATTTCGCCGGCTTTTCGGAGCGATTTGCCGGGCTGCCGGTCGAGGTCCGGCAGTTGTCGCGCCTCGTCACCGCCGCCGATGCCAAGGCCACCCGTGACGGCCTGACCGACGGCACCATCGACATCGTCGTCGGCACTCACGCCATCCTGGCGAAATCGGTTGAGTTCAAACGCCTCGGCCTCGTCATCGTCGACGAGGAGCAGCGGTTCGGCGTCACCCACAAGGAGCGACTGAAGGCGCTGAAGGCCGATGTCCATGTGCTGACACTGACCGCCACGCCGATCCCGCGCACGCTGCAGATGGCGCTGACGGGGCTGCGCGAAATGTCGATCATCGCGACGCCGCCGGTCGACCGGCTCGCGGTGCGGACCTATGTCATGCCCTTCGACGAGGTGGTGCTGCGCGAGGCGCTGCTGCGCGAACATTATCGCGGCGGGCAGAGCTTCTTCGTCGTGCCGCGCATCGCCGACCTTGCCGACATCGAGCAGTTCATCCGCGAGCAGATCCCCGAGATCAAGCCCGTCACCGCCCATGGCCAGATGGCACCGACCGAAGTCGAGGAGCGGATGAGCGCCTTTTACGACAAGCGTTACGACGTGCTGCTGTCGACGACGATCATCGAATCCGGGCTCGACATTCCCAGCGCCAACACGCTGATCGTCCACCGTGCTGACCGCTTCGGCCTCGCCCAGCTATACCAGATCCGCGGCCGCGTCGGCCGCGCCAAAACCCGCGCCTATGCCTATCTGACCACACCAGCCGACCAGTCGATCACCGAAGGCGCCGAAAAGCGCCTACAAGTGCTGTCGGCGCTCGATACGCTCGGCGCTGGCTTCCAACTCGCCAGCCATGACCTCGACCAGCGCGGCGCCGGCAATTTGCTCGGTGACGAACAATCGGGGCATATCAAGGAGATCGGCTTCGAACTTTACCAGTCGATGCTGGAGGAGGCGATCCTCGAAGCCCAGGCGACGGCGCGCGGCGTCAAGCCACCCGCCGATGCCTTCTCGCCGCAGATCACCGCCGAAGTGCCGATCCTCATTCCCGAGGATTATGTCCCCGACCTCAACGTCCGCATGGCGCTGTACCGGCGCCTCAACGAGATGCAGGGCCGCCAGGATATAGACGGCTTCGCCGCGGAAATGATCGACCGCTTCGGGCCGTTGCCGGTGGAGGCGTCGAACCTGCTTGCCATCATCGAGATCAAGCTCGCCTGCCTCGCCGCCGGCGTCGCCAAGCTCGAAGCCGGGCCGAAGGGCGGCCTCATCACCTTCCAGTCCGACAGTTTCGCCAACCCCGACGGCCTGCTGGCATGGCTGGAACGGCTCGGCCCCCGCGCCAAGATGCGCCCCGACAACAAGCTTTTCATCGCCGCCGACTGGATCGGCGACGGTGCCCGGCTGAAGGGCGCGTTGCAGCTGGCGACGACGCTCGCCAAACTGGCATCGGGGGCGGCGCTCAAGCCCGCGGCCCCCAAAAAGATCGCCGCACCCAAACCTCTGCCACCACGCCCGAATGTCTTTAAAGCCAAGGTGAAGGGCCGCTGA
- a CDS encoding succinate dehydrogenase assembly factor 2 produces MDAANDPVSPDHRLRRLRFRAWHRGTREADLMIGGFADRYAAGFTEAELCWFEALLDEQDVDVMGWAFGTIEAPEAFHGPMLDALRKLDYVAVAMR; encoded by the coding sequence ATGGACGCCGCCAACGACCCCGTATCGCCGGACCACCGGCTGCGCCGCCTGCGTTTCCGCGCCTGGCACCGCGGCACCCGCGAAGCCGATCTGATGATCGGTGGCTTTGCCGATCGCTATGCCGCCGGCTTTACCGAAGCCGAGCTGTGCTGGTTCGAAGCGCTGCTCGACGAACAGGATGTCGATGTCATGGGCTGGGCCTTCGGCACGATCGAGGCGCCGGAAGCGTTCCATGGCCCGATGCTCGATGCGCTCAGAAAGCTCGATTATGTCGCCGTCGCGATGCGCTGA